The Streptomyces cynarae genome contains a region encoding:
- a CDS encoding methyltransferase family protein: MGSLHSALVALTGVCILIFVVAWIAGAVYFGVKSPAGLRGWARGLRRTLPRRVLLITGAYVFSSLVRRSEGFWRHLQYWQSELALLGGLLAVASTALLLWARWVLGTMWSSVPMVREQHELRTDGPYRLVRHPIYTGLLGLIVGAMLACGFGVWIAVLIVAVPWLLRRVRTEDGLMGSQFGASYDAYRARVPALIPGTRFARGVQRPWQRE; this comes from the coding sequence ATGGGTTCACTTCACTCGGCACTTGTTGCTCTCACAGGCGTCTGCATCCTGATCTTCGTCGTGGCCTGGATCGCGGGTGCTGTCTACTTCGGTGTGAAGAGCCCGGCGGGGCTGCGCGGCTGGGCGCGTGGACTGCGGCGCACGTTGCCCCGCCGGGTCCTGCTCATCACAGGCGCCTACGTGTTCTCCTCTCTGGTCAGGCGCTCTGAAGGTTTCTGGCGCCATCTTCAGTACTGGCAATCCGAGCTCGCGCTCCTGGGCGGCCTGCTTGCCGTCGCGTCCACCGCTTTGCTGCTGTGGGCCCGCTGGGTTCTGGGCACCATGTGGTCCAGCGTCCCGATGGTCCGGGAGCAACACGAGCTGCGTACGGATGGCCCCTACCGGCTGGTCCGCCATCCCATCTACACCGGCTTGCTCGGCCTGATCGTCGGCGCCATGCTGGCCTGCGGCTTCGGCGTCTGGATTGCCGTCCTGATCGTCGCCGTCCCGTGGTTGCTGCGCCGGGTCAGGACCGAGGATGGCCTTATGGGCAGTCAGTTCGGAGCGTCCTACGACGCCTACCGTGCTCGCGTCCCGGCGCTGATCCCGGGGACGCGTTTCGCCCGGGGCGTCCAGCGGCCATGGCAACGCGAGTAG
- the fxsT gene encoding FxSxx-COOH system tetratricopeptide repeat protein, translating to MLRRLVGTVAGLLVLFVGSLAFNAASGQSRWPGPLDFVRVHPWAVLLLLIPLALAELRPERRGDRTPRPATAATYRLPPRNTHFTGRDATLRELRRRLTSAGDVAIQVVHGLGGVGKTQFAVEYAYRYLSKYRFVAFVDAEDPDLVASQFASLARELGLVEVGSEQVVSGVYATLQDRRPWLIIFDNAEKPSTLVHTLPSADLARNGHVVVTTRVSGWSGTADVMDLQVFTREESVELLVRRVPGTTAQTADRIAEQLGDLPLALEQAAGYMGYNQTPPDEYLALLTSRLEEMIARGELADRPAVVVATLWQLSVRKLQREQPQAVPLLELCALLAPDPIPLDLFTGSPEPPITAAADPLVWDTTVGTLAGLGLARREDTSLVLHRLVQAAIRATMPEDLLATARATLCRALLTAVPHDIHGDPDARPRWHRLLPHVLAVTKDDPPAQCAAETALLLRLASQFLLQIGDHRVALPLCERALALDEALEGRDAEVGFDLITLAQIHRDLGAPQTARPLAERALHRHESCLPAGSPAIATDLATLARTLSLLGEHRAALPLTERALQIDEAAYGPDDPYVSFDLIALATVHLDLGDPATALPPISRALRIREAHYPPDHLYIGYALLLKARALHALDDPSAVNLARRGAHILHTQLGRTHPKTEDALALANRLKR from the coding sequence ATGTTGCGCAGGCTGGTCGGCACGGTGGCCGGTTTGCTCGTGCTGTTCGTCGGCAGTCTCGCCTTCAACGCCGCCTCCGGGCAGAGTCGCTGGCCCGGGCCGCTCGACTTCGTGCGCGTCCACCCCTGGGCGGTGCTACTGCTCCTGATCCCCCTCGCACTGGCCGAACTGCGGCCGGAGCGGCGCGGTGACCGCACACCGCGCCCTGCCACGGCCGCGACGTACCGGCTGCCGCCGCGCAACACCCACTTCACCGGCCGCGACGCGACCCTGCGTGAGCTGCGGCGGCGCCTCACCTCGGCGGGCGACGTCGCGATACAGGTCGTGCATGGGCTGGGCGGCGTGGGCAAGACACAGTTCGCTGTCGAGTACGCGTACCGCTACCTGTCGAAGTACCGGTTCGTCGCCTTCGTCGACGCAGAGGACCCCGACCTGGTGGCATCGCAATTCGCATCGCTGGCCAGGGAACTGGGACTGGTGGAGGTCGGCTCGGAACAGGTCGTTTCGGGTGTGTACGCCACGTTGCAGGATCGCAGGCCCTGGCTGATCATCTTCGACAACGCGGAGAAGCCGAGCACGCTCGTGCACACGCTGCCATCGGCGGACCTGGCGAGGAACGGCCACGTCGTCGTCACGACCAGGGTGAGCGGATGGTCAGGCACGGCTGACGTGATGGACCTGCAGGTGTTCACCAGGGAGGAGTCTGTGGAACTGCTGGTCCGGCGGGTGCCCGGTACGACCGCACAGACGGCGGACCGGATCGCGGAGCAACTGGGGGACCTGCCGCTCGCGTTGGAGCAGGCGGCCGGCTACATGGGTTACAACCAGACGCCGCCCGACGAGTACCTGGCCCTGCTGACGTCGCGGCTGGAGGAAATGATCGCGCGGGGCGAACTGGCCGACCGGCCGGCGGTGGTCGTCGCGACCCTGTGGCAGCTCAGCGTGCGCAAACTCCAGCGGGAGCAACCGCAGGCGGTGCCGCTGCTGGAACTGTGCGCCCTGCTGGCCCCGGACCCGATCCCGCTGGACCTGTTCACAGGCAGCCCGGAACCGCCGATCACGGCGGCGGCCGACCCGCTGGTTTGGGACACGACGGTCGGCACCCTGGCCGGCCTGGGCCTCGCAAGGCGCGAAGACACCTCCTTGGTGCTGCACCGGCTGGTCCAGGCAGCGATCCGAGCCACGATGCCCGAAGACCTGCTTGCGACAGCCCGGGCCACACTGTGCCGTGCACTGCTGACGGCCGTGCCGCACGACATCCACGGTGATCCGGACGCACGGCCGCGCTGGCACAGGCTGCTCCCGCACGTGCTGGCCGTGACCAAGGACGACCCACCGGCCCAGTGCGCCGCGGAGACGGCGCTACTGCTCCGGCTGGCCTCGCAGTTCCTCTTGCAGATCGGCGACCACAGAGTGGCTCTGCCGCTGTGCGAACGCGCCCTCGCGCTCGACGAAGCGCTTGAGGGCCGGGACGCAGAGGTTGGCTTCGACCTGATCACTTTGGCGCAGATCCACCGGGACCTCGGCGCGCCGCAGACGGCCCGCCCGCTCGCGGAGCGTGCGCTACACCGGCACGAGTCCTGCCTGCCAGCCGGAAGCCCCGCCATCGCGACGGACCTGGCGACACTCGCGCGGACGCTGTCCCTTCTCGGCGAGCACCGGGCGGCGCTGCCGCTTACCGAGCGGGCACTGCAGATCGACGAGGCCGCATACGGGCCCGACGACCCCTACGTCAGCTTCGACCTGATCGCCCTGGCAACCGTCCACCTGGACCTCGGCGACCCCGCCACAGCCCTGCCACCCATCTCACGGGCGCTACGGATCCGCGAGGCCCACTACCCGCCGGACCACCTCTACATCGGCTATGCCCTGCTCCTCAAGGCCCGAGCCCTGCACGCATTGGATGATCCCTCCGCAGTGAACCTCGCACGCCGGGGCGCGCATATCCTGCACACCCAACTCGGCAGGACCCACCCCAAGACGGAAGATGCTCTCGCGCTGGCAAACCGCCTGAAACGATGA